From Medicago truncatula cultivar Jemalong A17 chromosome 7, MtrunA17r5.0-ANR, whole genome shotgun sequence, a single genomic window includes:
- the LOC25499126 gene encoding F-box protein At4g02760, which produces MDTVSEPEIPIPSSSSSSSSMAKRPCPAQNPRMEVEHVLEEFLSLSDCPSLSIDLSLENLLQSMPADTDLIDRALKMGSLLLDAAKHSSRKRAYNHNSIVWPLPPDLTFKIFSMLDTQSLCFVSAACSFFSKCAKDPLCYENLDLRTLVPKVNNAVVATMIQRAGKALRSIKLGVVPVTACPLGFCQPSVSTVRKAIVEAPNYSWNDKRSRQGRESSILTRCCLSPLSGDGGAPGALLRKLHLYNIERMDNTSLCCALSACPSLLDLEIVGIHVELRQTLMSVSANCHLIERLFFESSRTGRDDSLKTQTCSELVNNCPHLTSLSLRGFKLHDCKVRILVKGFRKLQYVDFSSSYSITGSFLRNLGGCNGGNFLEVLILRDCMHLKEIEVARLLIAVLEGEFKLLKHLDISNREGLACEADWYHRCYNSSIMPIKQVLEARPGMRVVAEYPSEGSYVETCDTDMNSDISLLSQFSNHTSDGSIFMSTSESSYYSDHVSGNEEGQDAVIYGESSDEENNLNL; this is translated from the exons ATGGATACGGTTTCAGAACCTGAGATTCCAattccatcttcttcttcttcttcttcatcaatggCGAAGAGACCTTGTCCAGCACAAAACCCTAGAATGGAAGTCGAACACGTTCTCGAAGAATTTCTCTCCCTCTCCGATTGTCCTTCTCTTTCCATCGATCTCTCCTTAGAGAATCTTCTTCAATCAATGCCTGCTGATACTGATCTCATCGATCGCGCTCTCAAAATGGGATCTCTACTTCTTGATGCTGCCAAACACTCCTCTCGCAAACGCGCTTATAATCATAATTCAATTGTTTGGCCTCTTCCTCCTGACCTCACCTTCAAG ATCTTCTCGATGCTTGATACTCAGAGCCTGTGCTTTGTATCTGCTGCTTgctcattttttagcaaatgtGCTAAAGATCCTTTGTGCTATGAGAATCTTGATTTGAGAACACTTGTTCCCAAGGTTAACAATGCAGTAGTTGCCACCATGATTCAGAGAGCTGGAAAGGCACTAAG gtcTATTAAACTTGGTGTTGTCCCTGTTACTGCTTGTCCTCTTGGATTTTGTCAACCATCAGTTTCTACAGTCAGAAAAGCTATTGTAGAGGCACCCAACTATTCATGGAATGATAAGAGGTCTCGTCAAGGGAGAGAATCATCCATTCTTACAAGATGCTGTTTAAGCCCTTTAAGTGGGGATGGTGGTGCACCAGG GGCTCTTTTGAGAAAGTTACACCTGTACAATATTGAGAGAATGGACAACACATCTCTTTGTTGTGCATTGTCAGCGTGCCCTTCTCTCCTTGATCTGGAAATTGTTGGAAT TCATGTTGAGCTGAGGCAAACATTAATGTCAGTAAGTGCTAACTGCCACTTAATTGAGCGTTTGTTTTTCGAGTCTTCCAGAACAg GTAGAGATGACAGCTTGAAAACACAAACCTGTTCCGAGCTAGTAAACAATTGTCCTCATCTAACTTCTTTATCTCTTCGAGGGTTTAAGCTACATGATTGTAAAGTTCGTATACTTGTTAAG GGATTTCGGAAACTGCAATATGTTGATTTTTCATCATCATATTCAATCACAGGAAGTTTCTTGAG GAACCTTGGAGGCTGCAATGGTGGGAATTTCCTCGAGGTCTTAATTTTAAGGGATTGCATGCATCTCAAAGAG ATCGAAGTTGCTAGGTTGTTGATAGCGGTTCTTGAAGGAGAATTCAAATTGCTTAAACATCTT GACATATCCAATAGGGAAGGCTTAGCATGTGAAGCTGACTGGTATCACAGGTGCTACAACTCTAG TATTATGCCTATAAAGCAGGTTTTGGAGGCAAGGCCTGGTATGCGTGTGGTGGCGGAATATCCATCAGAAGGAAG CTACGTCGAGACATGTGATACTGACATGAATAGTGATATAAGTCTGTTATCACAATTTAGCAACCACACGTCAGATGGATCAATTTTTATGAGTACATCTGAAAGCAGCTACTACAGCGATCATGTTAGTGGCAACGAGGAAGGACAAGATGCGGTGATTTACGGGGAAAGTTCAGATGAGGAGAACAATCTGAACCTGTAA
- the LOC25499128 gene encoding ubiquinone biosynthesis protein COQ4 homolog, mitochondrial, whose product MVGGGLIKLKTWQQTAVALGSAVGALLDPRRADLIAALGETTGKPAFQRVLQRMKSSPEGRAVLLERPRVVSANVGHAWDLPANTFGAAYARFMGSRNFSPDDRPPVRFMDTGELAYVAMRAREVHDFWHTFFDLPTNLIGESALKVIEFEQMYLPMCVMSVIGGTARFSEKQRKLFYQHYFPWAVRAGKHCNDLMCVYYEQHFHQDLEDVRRKLGIIPVPAIP is encoded by the exons ATGGTGGGAGGCGGTTTAATCAAGCTGAAGACATGGCAGCAGACAGCTGTGGCATTAGGTTCTGCAGTTGGAGCACTTTTGGATCCACGAAGAGCTGATTTGATAGCAGCTCTTGGTGAAACAACTGGAAAGCCTGCCTTTCAAAGGGTTCTTCAAAGGATGAAATCTTCCCCTGAAGGAAGG GCAGTACTGTTGGAGCGCCCTCGTGTTGTATCTGCGAATGTAGGACATGCTTGGGACCTGCCAGCTAATACATTTGGTGCTGCCTATGCTAGATTTATGGGATCAAGGAATTTTTCACCAGATGATCGACCTCCTGTGCGCTTCATGGATACAGGTGAGTTGGCCTATGTTGCCATGCGAGCTCGTGAAGTCCATGACTTCTGGCATACCTTTTTTGACCTTCCTACTAACTTGATTGGGGAGTCAGCGCTAAAGGTAATTGAGTTTGAGCAGATGTATCTTCCTATGTGTGTCATGTCTGTTATAGGAGGCACAGCAAGATTCAgtgaaaaacaaagaaaattgttttatcAGCACTACTTCCCCTGGGCTGTTCGGGCTGGCAAACACTGCAATGATCTCATGTGTGTATATTATGAGCAGCATTTTCATCAAGATTTGGAAGATGTTCGTAGAAAATTGGGAATTATTCCTGTTCCTGCTATTCCTTGA
- the LOC25499129 gene encoding pre-mRNA-splicing factor ATP-dependent RNA helicase DEAH10: MVFGQRDRNKPFVARRNYQPNANANANRNNQTHSSPRRQKIIEQRKSLPIASVEKRLIEEVQKNDILIIVGETGSGKTTQIPQFLFHAGFCHDGKVVGITQPRRVAAITVAKRVAEECGYELGQKVGYSVRFDDSTSNSTRIKYMTDGLLLREALLDPYLSKYSVIIVDEAHERTVHTDVLMGLLKNVQHARSNSIKDGRNLDNGNKNTNGFMLLDKDNGQNGSFLRKGHREKSSPLKLIIMSASLDARTFSEYFGGAKAVHIQGRQFPVDIFYTRRPETDYVDAALITIFQVHQDEAPGDILVFLTGQEEIDAVERLIKERLSKLPQENQKLQVLPIYAALPSEQQMRAFEPAPSGFRKVILATNIAETSITIPGIKHVIDPGLVKARSYDPGKGMESLIVVPTSKSQALQRSGRAGREGPGKCFRLYPENEFEKLEDSTMPEIKRCNLSNVILQLKALGVDDILGFDFIEKPSRTAIIKSLEQLFLLGALTDDCQLSDPIGRQMARLPLDPVYAKALILASQFNCLEEMLIAVAMLSAESIFYFPREKYEEARTAAKSFASPEGDHITLINVYRAATDFLEKRTIETNKTKNEKDFRKWCKENFINSRSLRHARDIHRQIQGHVQQMGLKLASCGEDMLQFRRCLVASFFLNAAVKQPDGTYRALASGQVVQIHPSSVLFRKKPECIIFNELIQTNNKYVRDLTRVDNLWLTELAPQFYAMQN; encoded by the exons ATGGTGTTTGGTCAGAGAGATCGTAACAAGCCTTTTGTGGCTCGTCGAAATTACCAACCCAATGCCAATGCCAACGCCAATCGGAATAACCAAACCCATTCCTCTCCCCG GAGACAGAAGATTATAGAGCAGAGAAAGTCACTTCCTATTGCTTCGg TTGAGAAGAGATTAATTGAAGAGGTTCAGaagaatgatattttgattattgTTGGTGAAACTGGAAGTGGAAAAACTACAC AGATTCcacaatttttatttcatgCTGGATTTTGCCACGACGGGAAAGTTGTTGGGATAACTCAGCCGAGACGTGTTGCTGCTATCACTGTGGCCAAGCGTGTTGCTGAAGAATGTGGTTATGAGTTGGGCCAAAAGGTTGGGTACTCTGTTAGATTTGATGATTCTACTTCCAACTCAACAAGGATCAAATATATGACAGATGGGTTGCTTCTGAG GGAAGCGTTGTTGGATCCTTATCTTTCTAAGTATTCTGTTATAATTGTCGATGAAGCACACGAGAGAACTGTCCACACTGATGTCTTGATGGGCTTGCTAAAAAACGTGCAACATGCTCGCTCAAATTCTATCAAAGATGGTCGGAACCTTGATAATGGGAACAAGAATACGAATGGTTTCATGTTGTTGGATAAAGATAATGGCCAAAATGGCAGTTTTCTTAGAAAAGGCCACCGCGAAAAGAGTTCTCCGTTGAAGTTAATCATCATGTCTGCAAGTCTTGATGCTCGCACCTTCTCTGAGTACTTTGGTGGTGCCAAAGCTGTTCACATCCAAGGGAGACAGTTTCCTGTGGATATATTTTATACCCGTCGTCCCGAAACAGATTATGTAGATGCTGCCTTGATAACGATTTTCCAG GTTCATCAAGATGAGGCTCCTGGTGATATACTAGTATTTCTGACTGGGCAAGAAGAGATTGATGCTGTTGAAAGGCTTATCAAAGAGCGACTTTCAAAGTTACCTCAAGAAAATCAGAAGCTTCAAGTTTTGCCAATATATGCAGCTCTTCCATCTGAGCAGCAAATGCGAGCCTTTGAACCGGCTCCATCTGGGTTTCGCAAG GTGATATTGGCAACTAATATTGCTGAGACATCAATTACGATTCCTGGAATCAAGCATGTAATTGATCCTGGACTTGTAAAAGCGCGTTCCTATGATCCTGGAAAAGGCATGGAATCTTTGATTGTAGTACCTACATCCAAGTCCCAGGCATTGCAAAGAAG TGGGCGTGCAGGGCGTGAAGGACCTGGAAAATGCTTTCGGTTATATCCAGAAAATGAATTTGAGAAACTTGAAGATTCTACAATGCCGGAAATTAAGCGTTGCAACCTTTCTAATGTCATTTTGCAGCTTAAGGCTTTGGGTGTTGACGACATATTAGGGTTCGATTTCATTGAGAAACCTTCGAG GACAGCTATTATAAAATCATTGGAGCAGCTATTTTTGTTGGGTGCTTTGACAGATGACTGTCAACTATCTGATCCAATTGGACGTCAAATGGCCCGACTTCCCTTGGACCCAGTTTATGCCAAAGCTCTTATTTTAGCAAGTCAGTTTAACTGCTTGGAAGAGATGTTGATAGCTGTTGCAATGCTTTCTGCGGAatccatattttattttccGCGCGAGAAGTATGAAGAG GCAAGAACTGCAGCTAAGAGCTTCGCAAGTCCAGAGGGAGACCACATCACTCTGATTAATGTGTATAGAGCAGCTACTGATTTTTTGGAGAAGAGAACTATTGAaactaataaaacaaaaaatgaaaaggattttagaaaatggtgcaaagaaaattttataaatagcCGTTCTCTTAGACATGCTCGTGACATTCACAG GCAGATTCAAGGACATGTTCAACAAATGGGTCTGAAACTTGCTTCTTGTGGAGAAGATATGCTTCAATTTCGCAGATGCCTTGTTGCTTCCTTTTTCCTCAATGCAGCTGTGAAGCAGCCAGATGGAACCTACAG GGCTTTGGCAAGCGGTCAGGTGGTGCAGATACATCCTTCGTCTGTATTGTTCCGGAAGAAACCAGAGTGCATAATATTTAACGAACTGATTCAAACTAATAACAAGTATGTCCGTGATTTAACCAGAGTTGACAACCTATGGTTAACTGAACTGGCTCCTCAGTTTTATGCTATGCAGAATTAA